From a region of the Bacteroidia bacterium genome:
- a CDS encoding queuosine precursor transporter produces the protein MNPDSRKDTVFMILAGFFITNAIMAEMIGGKIVNFDFMGLSFIQSIGILPWPVVFLTTDLINEYYGRKGVVRLSLITVGLILYAFLLLFIAIDIPAIKGSSVSFESFKQVFGTSQWIIAGSVIAFLVAQLVDAFSFSKIKGLTGNKMIWLRATASTAISQLMDTFIVQFVAFVIPGAWTAEEWMERASWGYLFKLMVALGLIPVIYLVHGVIDKYLQKER, from the coding sequence ATGAACCCCGACTCCAGGAAAGATACCGTCTTCATGATCCTTGCGGGATTTTTTATCACCAATGCAATTATGGCGGAGATGATAGGAGGTAAGATCGTCAATTTCGATTTTATGGGACTATCTTTTATTCAAAGTATAGGTATTCTTCCGTGGCCGGTTGTTTTTCTAACTACTGACCTTATCAATGAATATTATGGGAGAAAGGGGGTGGTACGACTTTCTTTGATAACCGTAGGACTCATCCTCTATGCCTTTTTACTTCTCTTTATCGCTATTGATATTCCGGCGATCAAGGGATCTTCCGTCAGCTTTGAAAGCTTTAAACAGGTTTTTGGAACATCCCAGTGGATTATAGCCGGAAGTGTGATCGCTTTTCTTGTTGCCCAATTGGTGGATGCCTTTAGCTTTTCAAAGATCAAAGGCTTAACCGGAAATAAAATGATCTGGCTCAGAGCAACAGCTTCCACCGCCATTTCACAGCTTATGGATACTTTCATTGTTCAGTTTGTGGCCTTTGTAATTCCAGGAGCGTGGACTGCGGAGGAATGGATGGAAAGAGCAAGCTGGGGCTATTTGTTTAAGCTAATGGTTGCCCTTGGACTGATTCCGGTGATCTATCTCGTACATGGTGTGATTGACAAGTATCTTCAGAAAGAAAGATGA
- the bioA gene encoding adenosylmethionine--8-amino-7-oxononanoate transaminase, protein MGRKSHLFNWHPFTPGMNDSPEQIKRGKGQYLYGSNNRKYFDAVSSWWTCTHGHGQPEIVRAVQKQIAILDHVMFAGYTHSAAEECSRKLLTLLPAEQEKVFYSDNGSTAVEVAVKMALQFWKNKKKIRRKILALKGGYHGDTFGAMSAGISSGFFYPFREYLFDVQVIDPADIRNLAPVIKGAAALIYEPLVQGAAGMKMTDPGKLEELLHTCRRNGILLIADEVFSGFGRTGTLFASEQIEIKPDIYCFSKGLTGGVMALGATVVSSRVAIAFRSHDPEKMLRHGHSYTANPVACSAASASLGLHLRRSPDAGIRRITSVIKELSPEAGEWKRVKESRALGTILAIEVAVPQGYFKRSLAEAEIYFRKRGTMLRPIGNVIYMVPPYCSRRQDLVRAFEQIRDFIRLLK, encoded by the coding sequence ATGGGCAGAAAGTCCCACCTCTTTAACTGGCATCCTTTTACCCCCGGAATGAATGATAGTCCGGAGCAAATAAAACGCGGTAAAGGACAATATCTTTACGGCTCAAACAACCGGAAATATTTTGATGCGGTGTCTTCCTGGTGGACCTGCACACACGGGCATGGACAGCCGGAAATTGTACGGGCAGTGCAAAAGCAGATTGCTATTCTGGATCATGTGATGTTTGCCGGGTATACCCATTCAGCAGCTGAAGAATGTTCACGGAAATTATTGACATTGCTTCCCGCAGAGCAGGAAAAAGTTTTTTACTCCGACAACGGCAGCACGGCCGTTGAGGTGGCAGTGAAGATGGCCCTGCAGTTTTGGAAAAATAAAAAGAAAATTCGCCGGAAAATACTGGCCCTTAAGGGAGGTTACCATGGTGACACATTTGGCGCTATGAGTGCGGGAATAAGTTCTGGTTTTTTTTATCCGTTCCGAGAGTACTTGTTTGATGTGCAGGTGATAGACCCTGCTGACATCCGGAATCTTGCTCCGGTAATCAAAGGAGCCGCCGCTCTTATTTATGAGCCACTCGTGCAGGGTGCTGCAGGGATGAAAATGACAGATCCCGGAAAGCTGGAAGAACTACTTCATACATGCAGGAGAAACGGGATACTGCTGATCGCTGATGAAGTATTTTCCGGCTTCGGACGAACGGGAACACTCTTCGCCTCTGAACAGATAGAGATAAAGCCGGACATTTATTGTTTTTCTAAAGGACTTACTGGTGGTGTGATGGCGCTGGGTGCAACAGTGGTTTCTTCCCGGGTTGCGATCGCCTTCCGCTCCCACGATCCGGAAAAAATGCTGAGACACGGACATTCTTATACTGCCAATCCGGTTGCCTGCAGTGCGGCTTCCGCCTCACTTGGTCTTCATCTCCGGCGTAGTCCGGATGCCGGAATCAGACGGATTACTTCTGTAATTAAGGAACTTTCTCCGGAAGCGGGGGAGTGGAAACGGGTTAAAGAATCCCGTGCACTTGGAACCATCCTCGCGATAGAAGTAGCTGTACCACAAGGGTATTTTAAGAGATCACTCGCAGAAGCTGAAATCTATTTTAGAAAGCGAGGTACCATGCTGCGCCCGATCGGGAATGTGATTTATATGGTACCCCCTTATTGTTCCCGACGCCAGGATCTTGTGCGTGCGTTTGAACAGATAAGAGATTTTATACGCCTGCTGAAATGA
- the bioD gene encoding dethiobiotin synthase, whose protein sequence is MSSRRIFVTGIGTDVGKTVVSAILCEALQADYWKPVQTGNYFGSDAEKLRKLISNPRTVIHPESYSFKQYMSPHAAAETEGITIEFDKIVPPETSNTLIIEGAGGILVPLNHRQMIVDMIPAFGAEAIVVVQNYLGSINHSLMSFECLKQRNIRITGWILDGPSHQLSEDIINELSGVPQLGTIKKEAEVNKEMILRYAPLFAKI, encoded by the coding sequence ATGTCATCACGCAGAATTTTTGTTACCGGCATCGGTACCGATGTAGGTAAGACAGTGGTAAGTGCTATACTTTGCGAGGCATTGCAGGCCGATTACTGGAAACCGGTTCAAACCGGGAACTACTTCGGTTCTGATGCAGAAAAGTTGCGGAAGCTGATTTCCAACCCGCGAACGGTTATCCATCCCGAAAGCTATTCCTTTAAACAGTATATGTCGCCCCACGCAGCGGCTGAAACCGAGGGCATAACAATTGAGTTTGATAAAATTGTTCCTCCTGAAACATCCAATACACTGATTATTGAAGGAGCAGGAGGAATTTTAGTTCCCCTTAACCACAGGCAAATGATTGTGGATATGATCCCCGCATTCGGCGCTGAGGCGATTGTGGTGGTTCAGAATTACCTCGGCAGCATTAATCATTCCCTCATGTCCTTTGAGTGCCTGAAGCAGAGAAATATCCGGATCACAGGCTGGATCCTTGACGGGCCTTCCCACCAGCTTTCCGAGGATATCATCAATGAGCTTTCGGGCGTTCCACAACTGGGAACAATTAAGAAAGAGGCGGAGGTAAATAAGGAAATGATTCTCCGCTACGCACCATTGTTTGCGAAAATCTGA
- a CDS encoding SpoIIE family protein phosphatase, with protein MKKYFIGKHLGDNVDLFERARALMFYRFVLTFSLLFLLPVFTDVAMGWNKVLIKHLTDLAVIFLLLYFLRKFKVLDTSIIFFFSYALISYLLAFMMLNPVKLDSVSIVWSAFFLTIGALLLRGWTRILYCCFLGWVPIIYVLLNAQLNGLLTVHAITESIPGEAPVFLNFIPILLTVTAIWSHMNTIREARTIITEQKLLLTEKNKSILDSINYAQRIQHAKLPDLSQFETFFPESFILYRPKDIVSGDFYFFRDNGNTVSVAAADCTGHGVPGALMSMICTEKLEEALSVSDHPPEVLKNVNIRVKQSLRQSEEEETGRDGMDIALCTIDRANRTVKFSGANRPLWIIRKGMDSIEEIKATKCSIAGHTHDNMVFDSHEIRLQPGDLLYLFTDGYADQFHGKTGKKMMTKQFKLTLLSIRSLPMQEQGKYLGNFFGEWMGGAEQVDDVLVIGIRL; from the coding sequence ATGAAAAAGTACTTCATAGGGAAACACCTCGGAGATAATGTCGATTTGTTCGAAAGGGCAAGAGCGTTGATGTTCTACCGCTTCGTGCTCACCTTCAGTCTCCTCTTCCTGCTGCCTGTTTTTACAGATGTGGCTATGGGATGGAATAAGGTGCTCATTAAGCACCTGACGGATCTGGCGGTGATCTTTCTTCTGCTTTATTTCCTGCGGAAGTTTAAAGTGCTCGACACCTCCATTATTTTTTTCTTTTCCTACGCCTTGATTTCCTACCTGTTGGCATTTATGATGCTGAATCCGGTAAAGCTGGATAGTGTTTCGATCGTATGGTCAGCGTTTTTTCTGACTATCGGTGCCTTGTTGCTGAGGGGATGGACGAGAATTTTATATTGCTGTTTTCTTGGTTGGGTTCCGATCATTTATGTGTTGCTGAATGCTCAGCTAAACGGCCTCCTGACCGTACATGCAATCACTGAAAGCATACCCGGAGAGGCCCCGGTTTTTCTGAATTTCATCCCTATCCTTCTCACCGTTACGGCTATCTGGAGTCATATGAACACCATTCGGGAAGCCCGGACGATTATTACTGAACAGAAATTGCTTCTGACTGAAAAGAACAAAAGCATTTTGGATAGTATTAATTATGCGCAACGTATCCAGCATGCGAAACTGCCGGACCTGTCGCAATTTGAAACCTTCTTCCCGGAAAGTTTCATCTTGTATAGACCGAAGGATATTGTGAGCGGCGATTTTTATTTTTTCCGGGATAATGGCAACACGGTAAGCGTAGCGGCGGCTGATTGTACCGGACACGGAGTCCCCGGTGCCCTCATGAGCATGATATGTACAGAAAAACTGGAGGAGGCTCTTTCTGTATCGGATCATCCCCCGGAAGTTTTGAAAAATGTAAATATCAGGGTGAAGCAATCTCTGCGGCAATCGGAAGAAGAGGAAACAGGAAGAGACGGGATGGACATCGCACTTTGTACTATAGACAGAGCGAACCGTACAGTGAAATTCTCAGGGGCAAACCGGCCGTTGTGGATCATCCGCAAGGGAATGGACAGTATCGAAGAAATTAAGGCAACCAAATGTTCCATTGCCGGACATACTCATGACAACATGGTTTTTGACAGCCATGAAATCAGGCTGCAACCGGGCGATCTACTCTATCTTTTTACGGACGGCTATGCAGATCAGTTTCATGGCAAGACCGGAAAAAAGATGATGACAAAGCAATTCAAATTGACCTTGCTTAGTATCCGATCCCTCCCTATGCAGGAGCAGGGGAAGTATCTTGGGAATTTTTTCGGTGAATGGATGGGAGGTGCAGAGCAGGTGGACGATGTGCTGGTGATCGGGATCCGGCTTTGA
- a CDS encoding VCBS repeat-containing protein, whose translation MINFISLRLASFAFSVVSALMSLPAFAQTPGIKWWYDTQDASFGQSAAGDIDGDGMLEIVFGCYRNDSCVYALNGNDGTLLWKYNTHPPNAEGCNDVAPVIFDVDGDGSLEVIVPSSCNPVTFCFNGPNGTVQWQCSTRGSDSPPTIADVDNDTKPEILHGEFGGYVKCINAENGTQAWELPVDLNSWIQTAPTLADLDNNGQIDFVVGTWNFNGLDSIYAYRGDNQLLLWSYPVHDYMYHGTAVTDLDNDGKPELLIGSYNDTLYCINGENGTTAWKYKASGGYIGSPATVADLDNDGICEVIFASSYQVTALTASGTLKWQYNNPGFEQSFRGVAISDITNDAYPDVIFGTDGGKVRALNGNNGSLIWTVDLAAHYGDPDFELDHAPLVADFDGDDTLDVFIVGGHAEYPNFQNDFGRAYLISAGKGNGPDWLMFQRDVYRQSSLCTYSSVGVQESAGSPPLTVFPNPFSGSANIVLASPVTHAELNVYDLNGQRVKHLAGISGQSIVLERSDLPAGMYFLHLTENEKLVGTVKLIVAN comes from the coding sequence ATGATAAATTTTATTTCCCTGCGGCTGGCCAGCTTCGCATTTTCAGTAGTTTCTGCACTAATGTCCTTACCGGCCTTTGCCCAGACGCCGGGCATAAAGTGGTGGTACGATACACAGGACGCTTCCTTTGGACAGTCAGCTGCCGGTGATATTGACGGAGATGGAATGCTGGAAATTGTTTTCGGTTGTTACCGGAACGATAGCTGCGTATACGCTCTCAACGGAAATGACGGCACGTTGCTCTGGAAATATAATACCCATCCGCCCAATGCGGAAGGATGCAATGATGTGGCTCCTGTGATCTTTGATGTAGACGGTGACGGATCCCTTGAGGTGATTGTTCCCAGTTCCTGTAATCCGGTGACCTTCTGTTTTAACGGTCCCAACGGAACGGTGCAATGGCAATGTAGCACCCGGGGATCAGACTCGCCCCCTACGATTGCAGATGTGGATAATGATACCAAACCGGAGATCCTGCACGGAGAGTTTGGCGGATATGTCAAATGCATCAATGCGGAAAATGGAACCCAGGCCTGGGAATTGCCGGTTGACCTGAACTCCTGGATTCAGACCGCTCCCACACTGGCAGATCTCGATAACAACGGGCAGATAGATTTTGTGGTTGGAACATGGAACTTTAACGGGTTAGACAGCATCTATGCATACAGGGGAGATAATCAGTTGCTCCTGTGGTCGTATCCTGTTCACGATTACATGTATCATGGTACGGCCGTTACGGATCTGGATAACGACGGAAAACCGGAGCTGCTTATAGGTTCCTATAATGATACGCTCTATTGCATCAATGGTGAGAATGGTACTACCGCATGGAAGTATAAAGCAAGTGGTGGCTATATCGGCTCCCCGGCAACCGTTGCTGATCTGGATAACGATGGAATTTGTGAGGTGATCTTTGCCAGTTCATATCAGGTTACCGCGTTAACCGCATCCGGAACGCTGAAATGGCAGTATAATAACCCTGGTTTCGAGCAGTCTTTCAGGGGAGTGGCTATTTCGGATATTACCAATGATGCCTACCCGGATGTGATCTTCGGTACCGACGGCGGAAAGGTGCGAGCACTGAACGGCAACAACGGAAGTCTGATCTGGACAGTGGATCTCGCGGCACACTACGGTGATCCTGATTTCGAACTGGACCACGCTCCACTGGTAGCAGATTTTGATGGCGACGATACGCTGGATGTATTCATTGTGGGCGGCCACGCGGAATATCCTAATTTTCAGAATGATTTCGGCCGGGCTTATCTGATCTCTGCGGGAAAAGGTAACGGACCTGACTGGCTCATGTTCCAACGTGATGTGTACAGGCAATCTTCCCTTTGCACCTATTCATCAGTTGGTGTACAGGAGTCGGCGGGATCACCGCCGCTAACAGTGTTCCCCAATCCTTTTTCGGGCAGTGCAAACATCGTGTTGGCAAGCCCGGTGACACATGCGGAGCTTAACGTGTATGATCTGAACGGGCAGCGCGTGAAACACCTGGCAGGAATTTCAGGACAAAGTATTGTTCTGGAAAGAAGTGATCTTCCCGCAGGAATGTATTTTCTGCACCTGACGGAGAATGAGAAATTGGTTGGAACAGTCAAGTTGATCGTCGCCAATTAA